The sequence gcagaggaagggatgggaggctAGAATTAGGTCATATATCcgcatgtacacagacacatagactcTATCTGTTTGTGTACATTCTTGCAGGTatgcgcacgctcacacacacacacacacacacacacacacacacacacacaccacgcgagcgcgcgcgcgcgcgtacaagtgtgtgtgtgtgaatggtagaaaaacccacaatgcaaaaactaggtttattgaaatgaatctagtttttggattgtgggttttctaccatagtatcaacacggaagactgttttactatatatatatatatatatatatatatatatatatattatatatatatatatatatatataatatatatatatatatatatatatataatatatatatatatatatatatgtatattgtatatatatatataaattatatatatatatatatatatatatatatatatatatatatatatatgtgtgtgtgtgtgtgtgtgtgtgtgtgtgtgtgtgtgtgtgtgtgtgtgtgtgtgtgtgtgtgttatatacatatatgcatacacgcatacatacatacatgtatatatatatatatatatatatatatatatatatatatatatatatatatatatatataaacacacacacatacatacatatacacatacacacacttgtgtgtatatgcatgtatgtacacatattctTGTACAAATACATGCAGCACAGACAGATGCAAGCACAAAGCTCCGACATGTGCGGTACTTAACTTCAGTAGTTATGAAAGTATTCAGAACTATTCGTCTTATccgtttatctatttacatatattattatcttcatcttcctatCCGTCTACCTTCGTGCGTATCTGCttttgtctaactatctatccatctgtctctctatatcattGGCATATCAGTGGGCTTGcttaaccatgtatatatatgacgttctttatattattagtaacacACTTTACATCACATTTCGCATATCGCCAAAACACTAAATGTCAtcacgtttttcgatttttctaaGTTGTATTTGTGGCTTATTCAAATTTCAGGTTATTTTTGATGAGTTGCGGCTCCCAAAAcgtatatttattatgaatattattattttggtgtcAGTAATGGAAGtcactgctttctctctctctctctcctctcttctctctctctttgccttctctaacactctcctctccccccacccccccctcagccctccctcttcctctcccctcttcctttccttattccccctctcttctcccctcttcccttcccctcttcctttcccactctctcttcctcccctcccatttctcTAACCCCCAAAAACCGAGTCTTTAAACCCACTTTCCATTTCCAGTCGGTTTTTCGGGCCTGCCCCTCCTACCCCGAGTTTTGTCCTAATGGCCTCGCTCGCTGCCCCTGATTCCATTTGAATGATTGTggacaaaaaggaaattttttattcGGTTGCAGCCACCTTCAGACCTGCCATAAATTTTGTATAAGTAAAAATTGGCGAAAATTTATTGAGAATATCCTCGCTTTTGGGCAGCGGTATTGGCGAAGtgtcttttgtctttctgtttgtgcACTTCCGCGGACCCATACCATTGTTTGCTTCATGTTGGGGTGTTCGTCTCTAAAgcatgaaaagggttttttctttttcttttcattttttttttttcgtttttttttttttcctctctctctcttgtgattAAAGCGCCACCCGCTCTCTTTGCCTACAACGAGGAGTTCTAGGGTAGCGGCCCTTTTGGTGGGGCGACGCGCCCGCGGCGTCAGAagtctcccatttctcttttgcttttttctcgtTTGCTTGCTTTGCTCGCCGggctctcctcttttattttttgttgtggatTGCCTTGACCCCCTCCACACGCGCTCGCTAAATGcaatttttgtccctttttcccggagggaacaggggaaagagggagggaggggctggTGACGCTCAGCCACCGCCATTCACGTGATCCCGGATTGCGTTTATCTGCCAGGCTGTGAGGTGCCGTCAACGCCACCGCTCTGGAATTACGGTGCTATGCTTGCGCCCGAGGGGTACTTATTTACAGGCGATACTGTTTCTATACTATGCTTGGTTAGAGGGGGGACTTATTGCAGGACGTTACTGTTGTGTTCTGTGTCCCATGAGAATTTCGATAGCCAATAAAATTAGCGTTCTAGTTTAGTTTTATGAAGTGGATCAAcagaagggtttggggaaaagtgcTGTTTTAGTTTTTTGCCATAGGACTTATTGCAGTATGGAACTGACAGTAATTTTTGTACCCGTTTTTGTGTGCCAGGTAAGGATGTTATATGCAGTAAGTATGGGTCACGAGTAAAAACCCTATAAATTAAGATCATATCGTCCTAAATGTGTTGCACTATATCCAGAGGTTTTCGGTTCCCTTTTCACATCAGTgttaaagcttttaaaaaaaagaaaaaaaagtaatagttttGAGTAATACCTACTATGAACTTTCTTGCAGATCCCAGAATGCTAAAACGACATGCACTGTGATTCCGTGAATGCAGTTGAAAATGATTTAGTAAACAACAGAACACTTCTTTGTAAACAACACAGTCACTGCCCATTAAAGTAGCTTTCACAGAAAAACGAAGACAAAGTGGATTCATTTTGAATGATCTTTTTGATGTACGGGGAAATTAAAGATATAGAAAATCACGGTAATGATAGTGCAGTTAATGGTAATGGTGGTTGTGTCAATTACGGTGAtggtaatgttagtaatgattgGGCTAATGATGATaccactattactgttgttattataataattagggtTAAAATTAAGTGGTAGTTATGATAACCGTTATCATTAACACCGGTACGACGTCCCTCCATCCCTACGTCCTCTTGCCgtgttccctccccctcttcccctatctttCGTCGCCCTTTCCCAAACTCCTCATCCCCTTCACAGTCCTACCcctcttctctgccttccctATACCTACATTGCtccattctttccctccctcctcttctcctcatctcctcccttcattccctcccatccctccgtctccctatctcccccaggTGTCACTCTAGTGCAAAAGACAGAGAGGTCTTTAGGCAGCCGTCGACGCCCATTACccagcccccctctctcttttctctcttcctctctctctctctctcttttctctctctctctctctctctctctccatccccccccctctctctctctttctctttctctcgcccccctatgtctctctctctctctctctctctctctctcgctctctctctctctctctctctctctctctctctctccctctccctctccctcagctgCGCCCTTTGTCGCCTTAACCAAGtacatcccccttttcctcccgcaGCAGACATCAACATCCTCATTGAGCGTTTGACCTTGAGACTTCCTCTCGCCTTCTGCATCTTGGAAGAGACTCATGGgcgcggaggaggggggggggtgaggtgctGGGTCTTTGGCTCTTCGGGGGCGTTggtctcgtcctcttcctcctcttcctcttgtttgcactttgttgggggtgttttagtgtgtgttagAAGGTCCTTAGGCGTATTGATGGCTTCGTCCACGTACATGATTTCACACACTTGTATACGGcttcgtgtacacacacacacgcacgcgcacgcacgcacgcacacacacacacacacacacacaccacacacacacccacacacaccccacacaccacacacacacacacacacacacagccaaacagaTGCACATACATGCGCCTCTTATCTATTTCGTCCTTATCTTTTGAAGTCATACTCGTTTCAGTAGTAACGCTAATGACATCAGTAAATGAAATTATGGCAAATAACAATCAGTATCTTTAACTTTGGTGTGCCAGTGTTGATAAGAATATCCTGTTTCACTAGTTATTTTGCATTTATCATACCCATCACCATTTCTCTGACAGCCCCGAGGAAGCTTGACCCAtattgccatcatcaccatcattgctgTCACTGTTTCTGttgtcactatcaccatcattatcatcatcaccatcattatcattatctctgttaTTACCTTCTCCATCACTATCCTTACAATCATTATGTGTCGCCTTTTCATCATCGTGACTACCTTCACCATCTTTACCGCTCTCACCATCATggtctctcatcatcatcatcatcatacccacCGTCATTATCTgtgttgtcactatcatcatattcatcgcCATTCCTGccatcactatcactgtcaccatcattGTCTCTCtcgtcaccatcctcaccatcacagtcaacgtcctcatcaccatcctaaCCATCATCCTCACAATGAATCGTAACTCTACACAACGACCTGGAAATAACACAGTAGCAAGACACCAGTCAGTTCTCGGAAAATCATTTGTCTTCCACGTACGTGATAAAATTCACCCcagtttaataataatggttctttttctcttcctttctctctatttctctcggtGCCATAGAAGCAGATGTGTTGCTACCCATTAGCTTTGGTTAAAGTTgttggtgggagaggaggggggagaggtgtatGGGAGGATGttctttgtgtgagtgtatggaggGTTATTtctcccccaaccctctctctctctctccattatatatatatatatatatatatatatatatatatatatatatatatatatatatatgtgtgtgtgtgtgtgtgtgtgtgtgttataagaaagagggaaggtgacagacagataaacagagagcgagagagacgggaagggggaggacacgcacacatacattcacattcacatacataggtagagagagagagagaaagataagagggggggggggtccacacacacacacgcacacacacacaaatatatatatatatatatatatatatatatatatatatacaatatataatatatatatatatatatatatatatatatatatataataaatttatctgcatgcatgaacacacacacatacacaaatatatatatatatatatatatatatatatatatatatatatatatatatatatatatatatatatatatattttaaatataacacacacacacacacacacacacaaaacacacacacacacacacacacacacacacacacacacacacacacacacacacacacacactcacacacacacacacacacacacacacacacacacacacacacacacacacacacacacacaccacacacatatatatatatatatatatatatatatatatatatatatatatatatatatatatatatatatattaatttatctgtcTTGATTATGTATTTATCgcatgtgttgttttattttgtattttatatatatttttcttagttATCTTAAATGTTAATCTATTGCTTCTCaatctttgtcttcttctctctttttttttcactttccatttGATCAAAGATCCGCCTCATATTCATTCGTGTAAAAGATTTTCAGTTGATCAAGTTttgttattatgaatttttattataataaaaaaaaaataagtttaaaatttgCTTTAGGCAGGTAGATCATAAGAGGCCTATGTGATACGTTAAGAtctaagaaagaaaatttaaagaaaacaaacaaataaaataggtATATCGATGTtggttttttatttggaaaaggcACTCTACAGTCATGCATTATATACAGGTATCATTGTCATTTCTTATAAATAACACCACACAGAAGTGCATATCATACAAAGCCATAAGCTAAAGACAGAAAACAGGCAGAGGGTAGACTATTATAACCAAGCGGTGACCGTGTTACGCTACAAAGTTCAAGCTAAGAAgcataatactttttttatagtttagCGGAAACTTTTCGGTcttttgagatagatagatattttttatggggtggggtggggggtcatGTGTTGTTCTTCTTTTACGTATTTTAAGgtttagctgttgttgttgttgttgttgttgttgtttttgtgaggtgggtgggggggggcgcaTTTCACTGTTCTTCTGTTTGCTGTTCGGTTTTGGGTTCCTGCGCTCTCTCTTCTTCGGCGTTCTGTGATTTCTGCGCCTGTTGTTCTTCGTTTGTCTCTGCGTTCTTCTGTTCTTCAGCTTCTTCAGCATTTTTCGGCTGACTTCTCTGTTCGTCGACTTGGCTTTGTTCACTCACTTCCGTTTCAGCAGGTTCTTGTTCTGCCTGTGGTTCTTCAGCAGGTTCTTGTTCTGCCTGTGGTTCTTCAGCAGGTTCCTGTTCCGGAGTTCTCTTCTCTACGTTCTGCTGTTCTTCGTGTTGTTCTAATTCTGTTGCGACTTCGGCAGTGTTCGGTTCTTTGACTGCTGAGTTCACTTCGACATTGTTTTCTTCTGCGGCTGTGGCTTCGGCAGGGTTTTGGTCAGCCACAGCAGCAGTTTCTTCAGCAACTGCAGATTCAGCATCATTCTGTACTACTTCAGAGGCTTCTGCAGCTGCGGTTTCAGTAAAGACTGCTTCCTGCGTTTCCACGTCTGTAGATTCTGCAATGTTTTGCTCCTCAACAGCTGCGGCTTCGGCAggtacttcctcctcctcaatcaGAGTTGCAACATTGCTTGCTTCAACCGCAGAGGTGATGAGCTCGGCAGGGATTTCTTGGCCTCTTGGCACCTTTTCCACGAAGGTGATGTCGGCCGCATTCTGCTCGCCGATGATGGCCTGGTCCAGGGACTTTTCGCTGACTCCTTCCTGGTGGTCGTTAGAAACTTGGTCCTGTGCGAAAGTCTCCTCTGCGGTCACCCCTTCGTCGACAGGCTGTTGTGCCGCGTTTTCTGCGACGGTTCCTTGCTCGTTCTCTTCGGCGGCCGCTGCAGAAAGGCCGACTTCTTCATTCGCGTGCGCTGTTTCGCTAAACTCAACATCATCTACCTGACTGGGACTGGTGTCAACTTCGCCCTGGATCCCAGCAGTTTCTTCATGAGCTTCATTCTCATTGTTTCCCTGGCCGTCAGCAACTGCCTGACTGACCGTCAAGTCGTCAGCAGCTCTCTGAGCAGCCTCAGGATCAACAGAAATGATCAGGTCGTCGCCAGCCTGTTCATCTGGGCTCTTGTCTGAAACGGCGTCGCTGGGTTCGATCTGGTTAGCGGTTCCTGGTGTCTGTGCGTCCTTGTGCTTAACGGGAAGAGCCAGGATGAACGGGTCATCCTCAGCGCGGACGACGTCCTGTCTTTGAGTGTTGACTTCGGGCACCGCTTGGCCCGAAGGACGGGAGAGCACCACGCCCACGCTCACGCACAGCAATatctggaaaaaaggggaagaatagtTCGAGTGCTAAACGAAACAACACTCTGCTGTGGTGAAGAAGAAGCGGAGAAATCCACTACACACAGGAAATGATAATTCTAATTGTAATTTGTAAAAAACGTAATGTTATAACTGCATTACAATGCAGTGAAAACTAATCACTACACTTTGTCTTACCATTATCTGCCATGAGTGAAAAAAACATAGGCCTATTATTTTAACCTGGCCAAAAAATAGCTCTACATTCTCGTACTACTGTGTGGAAATCTAAAAGTATTAGGGAACCGTCTGCAGTAATAGTATTTACGATGGTAATGGTAAGATGGCAAaagtgataagattttttttaacctttctatCAGATTTTATACTAAAGCCCAATATGCTGTTCTTATACCTGACGGTTTTTATATactcgttatatatatgtatacatatatatatatatatatatatatatatatatatatatatatatatatatacatgacaatatatatatacatatatatatatatatatatatatatatatatatatatatatataaatataacatacatacatatataaatatatatatttatataacattaaacTGCTTGTATGAATACTAAAGTTAGTTTTTCTTCAGCCATTACTCTTAATGAAAATAACTTTAAAGCCTAATTACATCTAAGTGTTCTGCGCTGCGATAATTAACCATGACAAAGCTCTTAACAGAATAGAGGTTAATTCCACCAGAaaagaaccaaaacaaaaacacggtCTTTTTAATGACACTGTTGAGATAGAAGCTACGACAGACAAACGGGGGACCCACCAAGAACCGATTTCCCATCTTGTATACAGCGAACACCTGATGCCCGGCTGAACAGACTGATCGAGAGGGGCGAGTCGTGGCAGTTCTTATACCCTTGCATGGCCTTCGttaccgcccctcccctcccccttctttctctctctctctctcttcccctctccccctacccagaCCTAATGCCCACTATCTAATGCCCCCCTCCAGGTCCCTgatctcaccccctcctcctctcctataccCCTTCTgcagccctctctctccctccctgcaatATATTCTACCCCTCCCCTCGTGATTCGCAGTACCCTCCCCTCCACACTCATGTCCTTCCCCTCAacaaccctccccctaccccctttccaaCACTTGTCAACCCCCACtgcccttctaccccccccccccctctcaccccactcaagcactcttcctccatcctctcctcctctctccccctctcccgcctcctccctccttcctactcaGTGATACGTGCTTCCAGAGGTAACCTTTTATGACGATGCATGCAGCTGTGCCTTTTGCAATCACGAATTGGGTTGGAGGGTATCAAAAGCAGGGCATTAGAGCCCCACCAGCGTCAAGTGGGGCTGTCAATGCTCGCGGAGGGGGCACTAAATATGAATTTGATTTGGCCGGTGCGTTTGCTTGTGTTGTGAGGCGGTGCTGGTGCTCTGTGTTATGCTGTTATGCTGTCTTGTGGTATGTtgagaagtgtgtgtgttgttttttttcaacgaTTGTTTCGACgttgctgtgtgtttgtttttgttatttggatgtttttgttgttttttatgtgattatcgttgcgatgtttttttttcttctttttctttttatcatcattgtataattgctgttgttgttatttaccaTGATTCTataaaacaaaactatatattcaattatttatccatccatactttttatttttttttaaggcggAAGATGATATTACAAGCAAAGGGAaggagagcagagggaggaggtcagtgggggagggggagacccgCCCCACCTTGACGGAGAGGCCAACCACAAGCAACGCCCACGTAAAATGcaggcaaaaaaaatatacataaaaagggggaaacatacCACAATGCCCACCATTACGTGCAAAACTAATTTTTTgcgtctttttttataaataaacgttttttttttctgtcccttttttttttttttttttttttagtcttttctctctctctctcttttcttcgtgtATATCCGTGTTCTTGTCGACGCTGTGTTGAGAAACCGGTGTCTGTTAAGTTGCTTGTGTAATTTTCTCAAATTAAATGTTTTCGCGTATCTTAATGGTGAGCAGCTTTATTCTGGAACGATAGTTTATCATGGTTTTAAAGTTTCTAGTTGTAGATCAAGGCGTGGTTCTCTTCTCTAAAAAGGATGAGTATTTGTACAGTCATGCcccgcaaacacactcacactcacactcacactcacactcacactcacactcacactcacactcacacacacacacacacacacacacacacacacacacacacacacacacacacacacacacacacacacacacacacacatacacatacacatatacagacacagacatacataaacgtatgtgtatgtgtgtgtgtcatcattagTATATAGGCGTGTCTATGGAACAAGTAAGATTCTATTTGCACATACCTTTTGCTGGGTCATGTGGTGCCACTGATTTAGTACTGGTCATGCTAGATTTTACCGGGAGTGGCAGAGATTCGAGTTCTGGATAGGGagagttgtttatatatatatatatatatatatatatatatatatatatataatataaaataaatatatatatatatatatatatatatatatatatatatatatatatatatatatatattatattttgtgtgtgtgtatgtgcatatataatatatatatatatatatatatatatattatatataaaatatatatatatatatatatatatatatatatatatatatatatatatataacatattcattcatatatacatatatacacacacataaatatatgtgtttgtatacatacatacatatataattatatatatatgtatatatatatatatatatatatatatatatatatatatatatttgtttacacatagatattcattacatatacatacatatatgtatatgtgtatatatatatgtatgtacgtgtgtgtgtatgtatatatgcgtgtgtgtgtgtgtgtgtgcatgtgtgtgtgtgtgtgtgtgtgtgtgtgtgtgtgtgtgtgtgtgtgtgtgtgtgtgtgtgtgtgtgtgtgtctatacatgtgtatatatatgatatatatgtttacacacagacatacacactcacatacacacacacacacacacacacacacacacacacacacacacgcacacacacacacacacacacacacacacacacacacacaaacacacacacacacacacagatatatatatatatatataatatatatatatatatatatataaatatatatatatatatatatatatatatatatatattatatatatatatatatatataatgtatatatgcacccccatatatatgtgtatatacataatatatatatatatatatatatatatatatatatatatatataatatattatataatatatatatgtgtgtgtgtgtgtgtgtgtgtgtgtgtgtgtgtgtgtgtgtgtaagtttatatttatataaataaatatatatagatagatgtataaatacacacacacacacacacacacacaccacacacacacatatatatatatatatatatatatatatatatatatctatcgatctatatatctatctatctatatatatgcattaatatatatatatatatatatatatatataaaatatatgtattatatatatatatatatatataatatatatatatatatatatatatatatatatatatgtatatatatatatggtacgtgGCGTGCgtgttatatgttataatttcgtatgtgtatatatatatatatggatgtatggacgcatatatatttgcatatatatatatatatatatatatatatatatatgtatacacacacacacacacacgcacacacacacacacaccacacacacaccacacacacacacacacacacacacacacacacacacatacacacacacacacacaacacacacacacacacacacacacatatatatatatctatatatatatatatatatatatatatatatatatatatatacgtatgtatatatatatatatatatatatatatatatatatatatatatatgtatatacgtatatattatatatatatatatatatatatatatatatatatatgtgtgtgtgtgtgtgtgtgtgtgtgtgtgtgtgtgtgtgtgtgtgtgtgtgtgtgtgtgtgttgagtgcgtgtgcgtatgtgcatgtgtgcgcccacacataaatatacatatatatttggtacGTGGGCGTGTGTGCCCTATGTACTGCACGTGTTGGTCTGCTCGTTTACaacgtgttttattgtttttcatcttGTACGTAATTACGAACGCCTTTTTCAGAGTAGAATCCAGCATGACAGACAAATTCATGAGTGAAGGTCAGCTggcgggagaagaaggggaagaaagaggtggaaaaaaatcatgaaataatttttaaacgaaaaagaaaaaagaaagaaaaagaatccaaTATTCTTTTAACCTGTCttaggaaattagaaaaaaaaatcgatattttGCAGTGTGGTGGTATATTgtttctctgatatatatatatatatatatatatatatatatatatatatatatatatatatatatatatatatatatatgtgtgtgtgtgtgtgtgtgtgtgtgtgtgtgtgtgtgtgtgtgtgtgtgtgtgtatatatatgtatttgtgtgtgtgtgtgtatgtatgtatatatatatatatatatatatatatatgtatatatatatatatatatatatatatatatatatatatatatatatatatatggagagagagagagagagagagagagagagcatatgagTGCGtgcaagtaaaagagaaaaaaaaatatctgttactataggaaggaaaatatgaaaataaaaagacatacGTTTACACAAAGAATTCTGACCACGTCCCAAAGGCTGTGTTATTGGCAACACCAACGTCCTTTTCGATGCGCGCTCGAACACATCAGTCGAGACACACGACGCCGGATGCAAAATGCCCGTTTGGTGGCCGTTCGATTTGTTCACGAAAATGTTTTGACTTTTGTAACTTGCGGGAAGTGAGGCCTTTGTTGGTCgctgaagaaaaggaaagaa comes from Penaeus monodon isolate SGIC_2016 chromosome 5, NSTDA_Pmon_1, whole genome shotgun sequence and encodes:
- the LOC119573354 gene encoding uncharacterized abhydrolase domain-containing protein DDB_G0269086-like, with amino-acid sequence MGNRFLILLCVSVGVVLSRPSGQAVPEVNTQRQDVVRAEDDPFILALPVKHKDAQTPGTANQIEPSDAVSDKSPDEQAGDDLIISVDPEAAQRAADDLTVSQAVADGQGNNENEAHEETAGIQGEVDTSPSQVDDVEFSETAHANEEVGLSAAAAEENEQGTVAENAAQQPVDEGVTAEETFAQDQVSNDHQEGVSEKSLDQAIIGEQNAADITFVEKVPRGQEIPAELITSAVEASNVATLIEEEEVPAEAAAVEEQNIAESTDVETQEAVFTETAAAEASEVVQNDAESAVAEETAAVADQNPAEATAAEENNVEVNSAVKEPNTAEVATELEQHEEQQNVEKRTPEQEPAEEPQAEQEPAEEPQAEQEPAETEVSEQSQVDEQRSQPKNAEEAEEQKNAETNEEQQAQKSQNAEEERAQEPKTEQQTEEQ